A single window of Colletotrichum destructivum chromosome 9, complete sequence DNA harbors:
- a CDS encoding uncharacterized protein (Putative zn(2)Cys(6) fungal-type DNA-binding domain, transcription factor domain, fungi) translates to MHVHESHRGVAKQAPYQCSQCQRRYHRTEHLARHVRSIHTKQRPYPCRLCGKAFGRLDILRRHEATHDDEPGTRVLGAGVRVGQACRLCKEAKVKCSERKPCLRCTGKGARCEYGDVRDYGEADEGQQQQDPAWIDAGFPSQNEIPSGAGRALPNAPLPVIAPIPYLISPHASEGTPTHEEDGCMFEDFSFGVDWDLAMADMAYLQSQFDMTAADTAATPGFAPNAVQQHGFSPASTQTCETLSTATGLWEPQSSENKEMERLHLAADEANLGPPSHGPGPSAGLAEPRFSATARNLLVRMILDNTSHAAAAPVLAAFPSTGALGALVDVYAQGWAEASQAGGINGVVHLPTLELDGQRPELLGMVVALGALGTGSVVARRFGFAMQEVVWVSSFRSWEGNNAALRDVGLSQAFFLQQHTAFFSGVRRKVAFAKACANSIQVLIKNGGHLQGATGSCADDPALDDLLALGDDSKELGDAWRRWAAREARRRLVYAAYIMDAHVSMAHETQVLSSYLDMRVPFPTPRGMWKAQTAVQWREEMALWMQQQQRDLAPSSLCLRDVLNDPTLVVKCRGLVDEDFAVLGFLAGFWTLVREVQQLAAMGGGGAGGAGRHWSSMILSARRVELASVLNLFTSQARTAGAEVSPEAELLIEVLHMHIIVASDGSGSQSTPAALIPDLETAEHRGALWRAGRAVRAAVQFPAGTLCDVYAVALSQAATVLWRHGVDSSRVLGKSLGPGQGLGLDGGIEVCVLDGDGVEEWHLAREGGHLALRGAGGEETAVVLEDAAGVARRVRGVVEGNWTGGRMPSGVEEVCLALGDLERTASR, encoded by the exons ATGCATGTACACGAATCTCACCGGGGAGTAGCAAAGCAAGCTCCCTACCAGTGCTCGCAGTGTCAACGACGCTATCATCGGACGGAGCACCTCGCACGGCATGTGCGGTCCATACATACCAAGCAGCGGCCCTACCCTTGCAGGTTGTGCGGCAAGGCATTTGGGAGGCTGGATATCCTCAGGAGACATGAGGCGACCCatgacgacgagcccggAACGCGGGTGCTAGGTGCAGGCGTCAGAGTCGGCCAGGCTTGCAGATTGTGCAAGGAGGCTAAGGTGAAGTGTTCCGAAAGGAAGCCCTGTTTGCGGTGTACGGGCAAGGGGGCGAGGTGTGAGTACGGGGATGTCAGGGACtatggcgaggccgacgaggggcaacagcagcaggatCCCGCCTGGATCGACGCCGGTTTTCCTAGCCAGAATGAGATACCTTCTGGAGCCGGCCGAGCACTCCCCAATGCACCTTTGCCCGTCATCGCCCCTATACCCTATCTCATCAGCCCGCACGCTTCAGAGGGCACACCGACgcacgaggaagacggcTGCATGTTCGAGGACTTCTCTTTCGGGGTCGACTGGGACCTCGCGATGGCGGACATGGCGTACCTACAGAGCCAATTCGATATGACCGCGGCagacaccgccgccaccccgGGTTTCGCCCCCAACGCTGTGCAGCAGCACGGCTTCTCGCCTGCGAGTACACAGACCTGCGAGACGTTGTCAACGGCAACGGGCCTCTGGGAGCCGCAAAGTAGCGAGAacaaggagatggagaggctGCATCTGGCCGCGGACGAGGCGAACCTTGGACCGCCCAGCCATGGCCCAGGTCCCAGCGCCGGCTTGGCAGAGCCCCGTTtttcggcgacggcgcggaaCTTGCTCGTGCGCATGATCCTCGACAACACGTCccacgcggcggcggcgccggtgctcGCGGCGTTCCCGTCGACGGGGGCGCTCGGCGCGCTTGTGGACGTCTACGCGCAAGGATGGGCGGAGGCGagccaggccggcgggatCAACGGTGTCGTGCATCTCCCGACGCTGGAGCTCGATGGGCAGCGGCCGGAGCTGCTGGGCATGGTGGTGGCGCTCGGGGCGCTCGGGACCGGGTCGGTGGTGGCGAGGAGGTTCGGATTCGCGATGCAAGAGGTTGTCTGGGTGTCGTCATTCCGAAGC TGGGAAGGGAACAACGCCGCCCTGCGCGACGTTGGGCTCTCACAGGCCTTTTTCCTCCAGCAGCAcacggccttcttcagcgGCGTCCGACGCAAGGTGGCCTTCGCCAAGGCGTGCGCCAACAGCATACAGGTCCTCATTAAGAACGGCGGGCATCTGCAAGGGGCTACTGGATCCTGTGCCGACGACCCGGCGCTGGACGACCTGCTCGCTCTCGGGGACGACAGTAAGGAACTGGGGGACGCGTGGCGGCGTTGGGCGGCGCGCGAGGCGCGGCGCAGGCTGGTGTACGCTGCGTACATTATGGACGCGCACGTCTCGATGGCGCACGAGACGCAGGTTCTGTCGTCGTACCTCGACATGAGGGTCCCGTTCCCAACGCCGAGGGGGATGTGGAAGGCCCAGACTGCGGTTCAgtggagggaggagatggcATTGtggatgcagcagcagcagcgggacttggcgccgtcgtctctTTGTCTAAGGGACGTTTTGAATGATCCGACACTGGTGGTCAAGTGCCGcggcctggtcgacgaggactttGCCGTGCTCGGCTTCCTCGCTGGGTTCTGGACGCTTGTCAGAGAGgtccagcagctcgccgccatgggcggcggtggagcGGGCGGAGCCGGAAGACACTGGAGCTCGATGATATTGTCGGCGAGgcgcgtcgagctcgcctCGGTGCTGAACCTCTTCACTTCCCAGGCGCGGACCGCCGGGGCTGAAGTCTCCCCGGAAGCGGAGCTGCTGATCGAGGTCCTCCATATGCACATTATCGTGGCCTCGGACGGCTCTGGATCGCAGTCAACTCCTGCGGCGCTGATCCCCGATTTGGAGACGGCAGAGCACCGCGGCGCGCTGTGGCGGGCGGGTAGGGCGGTGCGCGCGGCCGTTCAGTTCCCAGCCGGGACGCTGTGTGATGTCTACGCCGTTGCGCTGTCGCAGGCGGCTACGGTTCTCTGGCGGCACGGAGTCGATTCGTCGAGGGTGTTAGGGAAGAGTCTGGGTCCGGGTCAGGGGCTGGGTCTGGATGGTGGTATAGAGGTCTGCGTCTTGGATGGGGACGGGGTGGAGGAGTGGCATTTGGCGCGCGAAGGCGGCCATCTCGCGTTGCGAGGGGCtgggggagaggagacggCCGTTGTGCTTGAGGATGCGGCGGGCGTGGCGAGGCGTGTGAGGGGCGTGGTCGAGGGGAACTGGACTGGTGGACGGATGCCGTCTGGTGTTGAGGAGGTTTGTCTTGCGCTGGGTGATCTTGAGAGGACGGCGAGTAGGTAG
- a CDS encoding Putative forkhead-associated (FHA) domain, SMAD/FHA domain superfamily: MDNTNVIAWLLPSTTNQPALEAIRMPQNNTRRVDTIPSSYEPVVQTPNPDAAAPSTPTIDPSVLTQTSPSSSPPQPRPRPAIELSFTNPPKNHLGFVLGTDPDACDVVLPPLPGISPVHCHLTFDAEKRLVLRDTSDAGTAVWYDADSNGDRRRESWLLSSGCTYGFPSMVDRVVIDIQTVRFHVLVNDAHLLWPDVYQQNVDAFMSSLASGGTVAEKAPTSSSPPVVMDRDGDLDVCDFYYNFDFELGFDLSFDYDYDFDFDMSDVEDSDEMDFLPPVPSVVPPVYVKYLLTSDDGMPPETYLWNTTRPWEPMVKVAC, from the coding sequence ATGGACAACACAAACGTCATCGCCTGGCTGCTCccttccaccaccaaccagcCCGCTCTCGAAGCCATCCGTATGCCCCAAAATAATACCAGAAGGGTCGACACGATCCCCTCATCCTACGAGCCCGTCGTCCAGACACCAAACcctgacgccgccgcgccctcAACGCCCACCATCGACCCCTCTGTCCTCACCCagacctcgccctcctcatcgccACCCCAACCCAGACCCCGCCCGGCCATCGAGCTGTCCTTCACCAACCCCCCCAAGAACCATCTCGGAttcgtcctcggcaccgaCCCGGACGCctgcgacgtcgtcctcccccCACTCCCGGGCATCAGCCCCGTCCACTGCCACCTCACCTttgacgccgagaagcgTCTCGTCCTTCGCGACACCTCTGACGCCGGCACCGCTGTCTGgtacgacgccgacagcAATGGAGACCGTCGCCGCGAGTCCTGGCTGCTGAGTAGCGGCTGCACATATGGCTTCCCCTCCATGGTCGAccgcgtcgtcatcgacatccAGACCGTGCGCTTCCACGTTCTCGTCAACGACGCCCACCTCCTATGGCCCGACGTCTACCAGCAGAACGTCGACGCCTTCATGTCGAGCCTCGCGAGCGGCGGCACTGTTGCTGAGAAGgcgccaacgtcgtcgtcgccgcccgtcgtgATGGATCGAGACGGCGACCTGGACGTGTGCGACTTTTACTACAACTTCGACTTcgagctcggcttcgacCTGAGCTTCGACTACGACTACGACTTCGACTTTGATATGTCGGATGTCGAGGACAGCGATGAGATGGACTTCCTCCCGCCGGTCCCTTCTGTCGTCCCGCCCGTGTACGTAAAGTACCTGCTTACCTCGGACGACGGCATGCCGCCCGAGACGTACCTCTGGAACACGACGCGGCCCTGGGAGCCAATGGTCAAGGTCGCTTGCTGA
- a CDS encoding Putative FAD-binding domain, FAD/NAD(P)-binding domain superfamily, with translation MTIRDGSLHDSNEIPKTAASGNRNSGVKLQIGIVGAGIGGLMAAVALLESGHDVESIYFTDPSDLGQKRVVPCADFTPKYGAPFCFFHRVDLHSELRRLATEPTDKRLRTARLHLCTSVAGVDDDGTLWFQDGTRVRKDLVVAADGIRVRCFSSLSLSLASLQTRVVVIARFITDAPRRSQSAFVSRVVEEAPRAQHHMSIMRYLVPSETVMADPEVAGFFVDGLKSLRVVDNVDKRVIIYGCRGYVMPFAPPLPWCDTGQQRTKLPASRGSLQNIGLIYPPQLGMDAAGNDISESEGFASKVMAEFPQTIQSICREAKGVGQWQLFTRTPLERLARGRVVLIGDAAHPMPPLRAQGASMAIEDAAALGVLLSQVGSADEVPARMDMFNKLRWGRVAATQLLSSEHRWDPSRLSEEQRGYFGGDVPRESFLRPVSNVCRGPADLVFSSSPDTEDDVEKYSYGYDVIRDALKLLKDGR, from the exons ATGACGATCCGCGACGGCAGTCTTCATGACTCCAATGAGATTCCGAAAACAGCAGCCTCTGGAAACAGAAACTCGGGGGTAAAGCTGCAAATCGGCATCGTGGGCGCCGGTATTGGCGGCTTGATGGCGGCCGTAGCGCTGCTGGAGAGCGGCCACGACGTCGAA TCCATTTACTTCACCGACCCTTCCGACCTCGGACAGAAACGGGTGGTGCCGTGCGCCGACTTCACGCCCAAGTACGGCGCCCCTTTCTGCTTCTTCCACCGCGTGGACTTGCACAGCGAGCTGAGGAGGCTGGCGACGGAGCCGACGGACAAGAGGCTGCGGACCGCCCGCCTTCATCTCTGCACGTCCGTGGCcggtgtcgatgatgacgggaCGCTCTGGTTCCAAGACGGCACGAGGGTCCGGAAGGACCTCGTGGTTGCGGCCGACGGTATCCGGGTGCGTTGtttctcgtctctctctctctctctcgcgtcCCTTCAAACAAGGGTGGTCGTTATCGCTCGTTTCATTACTGACGCCCCCCGCCGATCCCAGTCCGCGTTCGTGTCTCGCGTCGTGGAGGAGGCACCTCGAGCGCAGCACCACATGTCCATCATGCGCTACCTGGTCCCCTCTGAAACCGTGATGGCCGACCCGGAGGTTgctggcttcttcgtcgacggcctgaAATCGCTTCGGGTGGTTGATAACGTCGACAAGCGTGTCATCATCTACGGCTGCCGAGGGTACGTAATGCCTTTCGCGCCGCCCCTTCCATGGTGTGATACTGGCCAACAGCGAACTAAATTACCGGCCTCAAGGGGATCCCTCCAGAACATCGGACTCATCTACCCTCCACAGCTCGGCATGGACGCCGCTG GAAACGACATATCCGAAAGCGAGGGCTTCGCCAGCAAGGTCATGGCCGAATTCCCGCAGACGATCCAGTCTATCTGTCG TGAAGCAAAGGGCGTCGGTCAGTGGCAGCTCTTCACGCGGACGCCGCTCGAGAGGCTCGCCCGCGGCCGCGTGGTCCTCATCGGAGACGCAGCGCACCCTATGCCTCCCC TACGCGCACAGGGCGCGTCGATGGCGATCGAAGACGCGGCCGCGCTCGGCGTGCTCCTCTCCCAGGTCGGgtcggcggacgaggtccCGGCTCGGATGGACATGTTCAACAAGCTCAGGTGGGGTCGCGTCGCGGCGACGCAGCTGCTGTCGTCGGAGCACAGGTGGGACCCGTCTCGGCTCTCCGAGGAGCAGCGCGGGTATTTCGGTGGCGATGTTCCCCGTGAGTCGTTTCTTCGTCCCGTGTCTAATGTGTGCAGAGGCCCAGCTGACTtggttttttcttcttctccagacACTGAAGATGATGTGGAGAAGTACAGTTATGGGTACGACGTCATCCGCGACGCGCTTAAGCTTTTAAAGGACGGTCGTTGA
- a CDS encoding Putative GTP cyclohydrolase II, RibA, GTP cyclohydrolase II superfamily, with translation MPGFEGRPDGADAPKDWHEETNQLPSFYSPKTKPLDGPSDNASAAVANSEPQQLDLSNPAVASVRAEDDDAASTTSGAQIPPPSLLSPAFTPPATPGTSTPLTGEAPRGVPVDSSVPTGGCGTKRPRLLETLPEVQCIVRARIPTVNGTEMFLHLYQNNVDKKEHLAIVFGPHIRSSSLDAPRPGETEMDRMIRGAYTGRLFPGRSTSGMSGGVATPVAEEPPAHRGPPLVRIHSECYTGETAWSARCDCGEQLDEAARLMSLPGNTSGGIIIYLRQEGRGIGLGEKLKAYNLQDLGSDTVEANLLLRHPADARSYGLATSMLLDLGQHEVRLLTNNPDKIRAVEGPNREVRVTERVAMVPLSWKGRGGFRSNEVEGYLKTKIEKMGHMLDMGGMPS, from the exons ATGCCCGGATTCGAAGGAAGGCCAGATGGCGCTGATGCGCCCAAGGACTGGCATGAAGAAACCAACCAGCTCCCGTCCTTTTACTCTCCGAAAACGAAGCCCCTCGACGGCCCCTCCGACAatgcctcggccgccgtcgcgaaCTCGGAGCCCCAGCAATTGGACCTATCCAaccccgccgtcgcctccgtgagagccgaagacgacgacgccgcctcgACCACCTCAGGCGCCCAGatcccgccgccctccctgcTGTCTCCCGCCTtcacgccgcccgcgacaCCCGGCACCTCGACTCCCCTCACCGGCGAGGCCCCGCGTGGCGTCCCCGTCGACAGCTCCGTGCCCACCGGCGGCTGCGGCACCAAGCGGCCGCGCCTCCTCGAAACCCTGCCCGAGGTCCAGTGCATTGTGCGGGCGCGCATCCCCAccgtcaacggcaccgaGATGTTCCTGCACCTGTACCAGAACAAcgtcgacaagaaggagcacctggccatcgtcttcggccCGCACATCCGGAGCAGTTCGCTCGACGCGCCGCGCCCGGGCGAGACCGAGATGGACCGCATGATCCGCGGCGCCTACACTGGCCGTCTGTTTCCGGGACGTTCGACGAGCGGAATGTCCGGCGGTGTCGCAACCCCCGTGGCCGAGGAGCCGCCCGCGCATCGCGGCCCGCCGCTCGTGCGCATCCACTCTGAGTGCTACACAGGCGAGACGGCCTGGTCGGCGCGGTGCGACTgcggcgagcagctcgacgaggcggcccgGCTTATGAGCCTGCCCGGAAACACTAGCGGCGGCATCATTATCTACCTGCGCCAGGAGGGCCGCGGCAttggcctcggcgagaagctcaaggcgTACAACCTGCAGGATCTCGGCTCCGACACAGTCGAGGCCAACCTGCTGCTGCGCCACCCAGCCGACGCGCGCAGCTACGGCCTCGCGACGTCGATGCTACTAGACCTCGGCCAGCACGAGGTGCGCCTGCTCACCAACAACCCGGACAAGATCCGGGCGGTGGAGGGGCCGAACCGCGAGGTCCGCGTGACCGAGCGTGTGGCCATGGTGCCGCTTTCCTGGAAGGGCAGGGGCGGGTTCCGGAGCAACGAGGTGGAGGGATACCTCAAGACAAAG ATTGAAAAGATGGGACACATGCTCGACATGGGCGGCATGCCGTCGTGA